From the Verrucomicrobiota bacterium genome, one window contains:
- a CDS encoding P-II family nitrogen regulator: MKKIEAIIKPFKLDEVKSALSDIGVEGMTVTEVKGFGRQKGHTEIYRGSEYTVDFLPKIKVEIVITDDIVDKTVETIIKSAHTGKIGDGKVFVIPVEEVIRIRTGEKGEKAV; encoded by the coding sequence ATGAAAAAAATAGAAGCGATCATCAAACCGTTCAAACTCGATGAAGTTAAATCCGCACTGTCTGATATCGGGGTCGAGGGTATGACGGTCACGGAAGTCAAAGGTTTTGGCCGCCAAAAAGGACATACAGAAATCTATCGCGGGAGTGAATATACCGTGGATTTCCTGCCGAAGATTAAAGTCGAAATCGTGATTACCGACGACATCGTCGATAAAACGGTAGAAACGATTATTAAATCCGCCCATACTGGCAAGATCGGTGATGGCAAAGTCTTTGTCATACCTGTCGAGGAAGTCATCAGGATCCGCACCGGTGAAAAAGGCGAGAAAGCGGTCTAA
- a CDS encoding ATPase, T2SS/T4P/T4SS family has protein sequence MFEAHNDTIISILQTNHLLNADQLSEMNDEIPRSGKSATQIALDYGIVDEPTLLELIAVYLGYEYLPMETMEVPPSVIEMLDAHTVRMNSSIPVSWDGMTLTVALADPFALQVLDDLRFTTGKDISMVVASPSKVEDAIRKYYGEDSSMLDVLGAQILEEEAERIGAYGLRDAKDIEAEANTTPVVKYVNLVLYRAIQAHASDIHFEPFQDIFRIRYRVDGGLLEMAPPPRQMALPVISRIKVMAAMNIAERRLPQDGRIQLNVANRPVDLRVSTLPTQYGESVVLRVLDKSTVKMELDGLGMPEGIFGYINEVIRKPNGIFVVTGPTGSGKTTTLYACLNKINDIEIKILTAEDPVEYEVEGIQQVPVNDNIGLTFAKILRAFLRQDPDVILIGETRDLETAQIAIQASLTGHLVLSTLHTNDAPGAVTRLIDMGVEPFLISSSLEGVLAQRLVRTICKSCKTSYEPNDTALDSIGLSAHEMGDKMFFTGAGCPDCNMTGYRGRKGIYELLDVTEPIRDMINQRAPSVVIRQKAIELGMSTLRDDGLRSIFDGATTIEEVIKYT, from the coding sequence ATGTTCGAAGCTCATAACGATACAATCATTTCGATCCTGCAAACCAACCATTTGCTTAATGCCGATCAACTCTCGGAAATGAATGACGAGATCCCCCGCTCGGGTAAGTCCGCCACACAAATCGCCTTAGATTACGGGATCGTTGATGAGCCCACCCTCTTAGAATTAATCGCCGTTTATCTCGGTTATGAATATCTCCCGATGGAAACCATGGAGGTGCCCCCTTCAGTCATCGAGATGCTCGACGCGCATACCGTCCGGATGAATTCCTCAATTCCCGTCTCATGGGACGGAATGACACTGACGGTGGCCTTGGCCGACCCTTTTGCCCTCCAAGTCCTCGACGACTTGCGTTTCACGACAGGCAAGGATATCTCGATGGTTGTCGCTTCCCCTTCCAAGGTGGAGGATGCCATCCGAAAATATTACGGTGAAGACAGCAGCATGCTCGATGTCCTCGGTGCACAAATCCTCGAGGAGGAAGCCGAAAGGATCGGGGCCTATGGACTACGCGATGCAAAGGATATTGAAGCCGAGGCTAATACCACGCCTGTCGTCAAATATGTAAATCTGGTCCTCTACCGCGCCATCCAAGCCCACGCCAGTGACATCCACTTTGAACCCTTTCAAGATATCTTCCGTATTCGTTACCGTGTCGATGGTGGCCTGCTCGAAATGGCACCACCCCCACGGCAAATGGCCCTCCCTGTCATCTCCCGTATCAAAGTCATGGCGGCCATGAATATTGCCGAACGCCGCCTGCCCCAGGACGGCCGTATCCAGCTCAATGTCGCCAACCGCCCGGTCGACCTCCGTGTCTCCACACTACCCACCCAATATGGCGAAAGCGTCGTGCTCCGTGTCCTAGATAAATCCACGGTCAAAATGGAACTCGACGGTCTGGGCATGCCCGAAGGCATTTTTGGATACATAAATGAAGTCATCCGCAAACCCAATGGCATTTTTGTCGTCACCGGCCCGACTGGCTCAGGGAAAACAACAACCCTCTACGCCTGCTTAAATAAGATCAACGACATCGAAATCAAAATCCTCACCGCAGAGGATCCGGTGGAGTACGAGGTGGAGGGTATCCAACAAGTACCGGTCAATGATAATATCGGATTAACCTTTGCGAAAATCCTCCGCGCTTTCTTGCGTCAAGATCCTGATGTCATCCTCATCGGTGAAACACGCGATCTAGAAACAGCCCAAATCGCTATTCAAGCCTCCCTCACGGGTCACTTGGTCTTGAGCACCCTCCATACAAATGATGCGCCCGGTGCCGTCACCCGTTTGATCGATATGGGCGTGGAGCCCTTCCTGATTTCTTCTTCACTCGAAGGGGTGCTTGCACAACGTTTGGTCAGGACCATTTGCAAAAGCTGCAAAACCTCTTATGAACCCAATGACACGGCCTTGGACTCGATCGGCCTGAGCGCACATGAGATGGGGGATAAAATGTTTTTCACTGGGGCCGGATGCCCCGATTGTAATATGACAGGATACCGCGGACGGAAAGGTATTTATGAACTCCTCGATGTTACCGAACCCATCCGCGACATGATCAACCAACGCGCCCCGTCGGTGGTCATCCGCCAAAAAGCCATTGAACTGGGTATGAGCACATTGCGTGATGATGGTTTGCGCTCGATCTTCGACGGCGCGACGACCATTGAAGAAGTTATCAAATATACGTAG